A single Tenacibaculum sp. 190524A02b DNA region contains:
- a CDS encoding isoprenyl transferase, with product MDEKLRSINLHKVPNHIAIIMDGNGRWAKGKGMQRVFGHRNALTAIRETADTASELGVKFLTLYAFSTENWNRPKFEVDALMSLLVTTLKKELPEFMRKDVKVNAVGNINSLPQNAQKILKKVIDETKNNKKITLSFALSYGSREEIVNAVKNISKKVVNKELELEKIDDKIINNHLYTFNLPDVDLMIRTSGEHRISNFLLWQMAYAELYFTEVLWPDFRKEHLFDAILNYQNRERRFGKTSEQIEANE from the coding sequence ATGGACGAAAAACTACGAAGCATTAACTTACATAAAGTACCAAACCATATAGCCATAATAATGGATGGAAACGGAAGATGGGCAAAAGGTAAAGGAATGCAACGTGTTTTTGGGCATAGAAATGCTTTAACTGCTATTAGAGAAACTGCTGATACTGCTTCTGAACTTGGCGTTAAATTTTTAACATTATATGCTTTTTCTACTGAAAACTGGAATAGACCAAAATTTGAGGTAGATGCTTTGATGAGTTTATTGGTAACTACTTTGAAAAAAGAACTACCTGAATTTATGAGGAAAGATGTGAAAGTTAATGCTGTTGGAAATATCAATAGCTTACCTCAAAATGCTCAAAAAATTCTGAAGAAAGTTATTGATGAAACCAAAAACAATAAAAAAATCACTTTGAGTTTTGCTTTAAGTTATGGCTCAAGAGAGGAAATTGTTAACGCTGTCAAAAACATATCTAAAAAAGTTGTTAATAAAGAATTAGAATTGGAAAAAATTGACGATAAAATTATAAATAATCATTTATATACCTTTAATTTGCCGGACGTTGATTTAATGATACGTACAAGTGGGGAACACAGAATTAGTAATTTTTTACTATGGCAAATGGCTTATGCAGAACTTTATTTTACGGAAGTACTGTGGCCAGACTTTAGAAAAGAACATCTTTTTGATGCCATTTTAAATTATCAAAACAGGGAAAGACGATTTGGAAAAACAAGTGAACAGATTGAAGCAAATGAATAA
- a CDS encoding DUF6089 family protein, whose translation MEKRFLFITLILASVICKAQSHEIGFFFGGSNFIGDIGKENYIYPNKVAGGLVYKYNLNPRIALRGTYTYIPVSGDNTESENPYRQTIGRKFTNIIHEFAAGIEFNFYDYNISDYKTTYTPYIFTEIAAFNYKSPTKLLSNNQVQLESKFSYSLPFGIGIKGLLFKDVAIAFEIGARYSFTDELDYSTPKIDALNFGGNGNDWYAFSGLSIVYTFGRPQCFSGLTE comes from the coding sequence ATGGAAAAACGATTTTTATTTATAACGCTTATACTAGCATCAGTAATCTGTAAAGCTCAAAGTCATGAAATAGGCTTCTTTTTTGGAGGCTCAAATTTCATTGGGGATATTGGTAAAGAAAACTACATTTACCCAAACAAAGTAGCTGGAGGTTTAGTATATAAATACAATTTAAACCCTAGAATTGCTCTTAGGGGAACTTATACTTACATACCAGTTTCAGGAGATAATACTGAATCGGAAAACCCTTACAGACAAACTATTGGAAGAAAATTCACAAATATAATACATGAATTTGCTGCTGGAATAGAGTTTAACTTTTATGATTACAATATAAGTGATTATAAGACAACGTATACTCCATACATTTTTACAGAAATAGCAGCCTTTAATTATAAAAGTCCAACAAAATTACTTTCTAATAACCAAGTACAATTAGAAAGTAAATTCTCTTATTCATTACCTTTTGGAATAGGTATTAAAGGATTACTTTTTAAAGATGTAGCCATTGCTTTTGAAATTGGCGCAAGATATTCTTTTACAGATGAGTTGGATTATAGCACTCCTAAAATAGACGCACTTAACTTTGGCGGTAATGGAAATGATTGGTATGCCTTTTCTGGTTTATCAATTGTTTATACCTTTGGCAGGCCACAATGTTTTAGTGGATTAACAGAATAA
- a CDS encoding NAD kinase, with the protein MKKVAIYGQAYTISAEKEIKILLSILKKYGIVVFFEKQFYDLLIKNKSLEKKYPTFTHFNDLSNSFDVLFTIGGDGTILRAVTYIRNLDIPIMGINTGRLGFLATVQKNQIEEAVELLLKKEYTIQERTLLQIETSPIAEELSELNFALNEITIARRNTTSMIGINTYLNNEYLTNYWADGLIIATPTGSTGYSLSCDGPVILPNSKSFVITPIAPHNLNARPMVIPDETSIQLEVSAREKDFLISLDSRITTVEQNTKVKIKKAPFTIKSILPKNQSYLKTLRGKLLWGEDTRNEAL; encoded by the coding sequence GTGAAAAAAGTAGCCATTTACGGACAAGCTTATACTATTTCTGCGGAAAAGGAAATAAAAATTCTTTTATCTATTTTAAAGAAATACGGGATTGTTGTTTTTTTTGAAAAGCAGTTTTACGATTTATTAATTAAAAACAAATCATTAGAAAAAAAATACCCAACCTTTACTCATTTTAATGATTTATCAAACTCTTTTGATGTACTTTTCACTATTGGAGGTGATGGAACAATTTTAAGAGCTGTCACTTATATTCGAAATCTTGACATCCCCATTATGGGTATTAATACCGGAAGACTTGGATTTTTAGCTACAGTTCAAAAAAACCAAATTGAAGAAGCTGTTGAACTATTATTAAAAAAAGAATATACAATTCAAGAAAGAACGCTATTACAAATAGAGACTTCTCCTATTGCTGAAGAACTTTCTGAATTGAATTTTGCTCTAAATGAAATAACCATTGCTAGGCGAAATACAACCTCAATGATTGGGATAAACACCTATCTTAACAACGAATATTTAACCAATTATTGGGCGGATGGCCTAATTATAGCTACACCAACCGGTTCTACAGGTTACTCTTTAAGCTGTGATGGTCCAGTTATACTTCCTAATTCAAAAAGTTTTGTTATTACCCCAATTGCACCTCATAATTTAAATGCACGCCCTATGGTAATACCAGATGAAACATCTATTCAGTTAGAAGTTAGTGCAAGAGAAAAAGATTTTTTAATTTCTTTAGACTCAAGAATAACCACCGTTGAACAAAACACTAAGGTCAAAATAAAAAAAGCACCTTTTACAATTAAAAGTATACTACCAAAAAACCAATCTTATTTAAAAACCCTTAGAGGAAAACTTTTATGGGGAGAAGACACTAGAAATGAAGCTTTATAA
- a CDS encoding CBS domain-containing protein — MNINDFILNEIKELSLTHTVGCAQEVFENLPITHIPVVKNKKLVGCLPESDIQTIDDKKGYLKDYDYLLDHFYTHEKATLLDLVTLFADNDCNLIPVLDKDLNYIGYYELGDILDAFADSPFLHLESETLIIRKNKNDHSMSEISQIVESNKGKLLGMYISHEGPDKMQVTLKVASNEINEIIQTFRRYDYDVVTQHEDDFYLEELKDRARYLRKYLDM; from the coding sequence ATGAATATTAACGATTTTATACTCAACGAAATTAAAGAATTAAGTTTAACTCATACTGTAGGCTGCGCCCAAGAAGTATTTGAAAACTTACCAATTACGCATATTCCTGTAGTAAAAAACAAAAAACTTGTAGGCTGTTTACCTGAAAGTGATATTCAAACCATTGATGATAAAAAAGGATATTTAAAAGATTACGACTATCTTTTAGATCACTTTTATACTCATGAAAAAGCAACTTTACTAGATTTAGTTACCTTATTTGCTGATAATGATTGTAATTTAATTCCTGTATTAGACAAAGATTTAAATTACATTGGTTACTATGAATTAGGTGATATCCTTGATGCGTTTGCTGACAGTCCTTTTTTACACCTAGAAAGTGAAACACTTATAATTCGTAAAAACAAAAATGACCACTCTATGAGTGAAATATCTCAAATTGTTGAAAGCAATAAGGGAAAACTTTTAGGTATGTATATTTCTCATGAAGGTCCTGACAAAATGCAAGTAACTCTAAAAGTAGCTTCTAATGAAATCAATGAAATTATTCAAACATTTAGAAGATATGATTATGATGTAGTTACACAACATGAAGATGATTTTTACTTAGAAGAACTTAAAGACAGAGCTAGATATTTGAGAAAGTATTTAGACATGTAA
- a CDS encoding pyridoxine 5'-phosphate synthase, which translates to MAKLSVNINKIATLRNSRGGNVPNLLQVAKDVQGFGAEGITIHPRPDERHIRYQDAYDLKNVVTTEYNIEGNPIKKFTDLVLEIKPTQVTLVPDGENVLTSNAGWDTISNQSYLQEVIQEFKSAGIRTSIFIDTDLKLIEAAAKTGTDRIELYTEKYATEFEKGNKEAVEPYTKAAMLANELGLGINAGHDLNLENVQFFKQNIPNLAEVSIGHALISESIYLGIENVVNMYLHRLQ; encoded by the coding sequence ATGGCAAAGTTAAGTGTAAATATAAATAAAATTGCAACGTTACGTAACTCTAGAGGGGGTAATGTTCCAAATTTATTACAAGTTGCAAAAGATGTTCAAGGGTTTGGAGCTGAGGGAATAACTATTCATCCAAGGCCAGATGAAAGGCATATTCGTTACCAAGACGCTTATGATTTAAAAAATGTAGTAACCACAGAGTACAACATTGAAGGAAACCCAATTAAAAAGTTTACAGACTTAGTTTTAGAAATTAAGCCAACTCAAGTTACTTTGGTTCCAGATGGAGAAAATGTGCTAACGTCAAATGCAGGATGGGATACTATTTCTAATCAATCATACTTGCAAGAAGTAATCCAAGAATTTAAATCCGCAGGTATTAGAACGTCTATCTTCATTGATACAGATTTAAAATTAATTGAAGCAGCAGCTAAAACAGGAACAGATAGAATAGAGTTGTACACAGAGAAATATGCAACAGAATTTGAAAAAGGCAATAAAGAAGCAGTAGAACCTTATACAAAAGCAGCAATGTTAGCAAATGAACTTGGTTTAGGAATTAATGCAGGACATGACCTAAACCTTGAGAATGTTCAATTTTTTAAACAAAATATTCCAAATTTAGCTGAAGTTTCAATAGGACATGCGCTTATTTCAGAGAGTATTTATTTAGGAATAGAAAATGTAGTTAATATGTATTTGCATAGATTACAATAA
- a CDS encoding alpha/beta fold hydrolase, producing the protein MKVLHSRIIGTGEPLIILHGYFGMGDNWKTHANKFAEDGFEVHLIDQRNHGRSFHAEAFDYELLVEDLHNYILNYKLESVSILGHSMGGKTAMLFAVEFPEFVKKLLVADISPRNYPPHHNDILAALNSVDFNVQNSRKLVDEKLAELISEVGVRQFLLKSLYWKEKGVLAFRFNLKSLTENNKEVGVALPSFTVYDGVTLFLAGEKSGYISNEDFPLINAHFPNSSVEKVSKAGHWLHAENPLEFYEKVIKFLK; encoded by the coding sequence ATGAAAGTTTTACATTCAAGGATAATAGGAACAGGTGAGCCATTGATAATATTACATGGTTATTTTGGGATGGGTGATAATTGGAAAACTCATGCTAATAAATTTGCTGAAGATGGTTTTGAAGTACATTTAATAGATCAGCGAAACCATGGTAGAAGTTTTCATGCAGAGGCTTTTGATTATGAATTATTAGTTGAAGATTTACATAATTACATTCTGAACTATAAACTTGAAAGCGTTAGTATTTTAGGCCATTCAATGGGAGGTAAGACAGCAATGTTGTTTGCTGTTGAGTTTCCTGAGTTTGTAAAAAAGCTACTGGTAGCAGATATTTCGCCAAGAAATTATCCGCCACATCATAACGATATTTTAGCAGCTTTAAATTCAGTAGATTTTAATGTGCAGAACTCTAGGAAGCTAGTAGATGAAAAACTGGCAGAACTAATTTCAGAAGTTGGGGTTAGACAATTTTTATTGAAAAGCTTATATTGGAAAGAAAAAGGAGTACTTGCTTTTCGATTCAATTTAAAATCATTAACTGAAAATAATAAAGAAGTAGGAGTAGCTCTACCTTCATTTACAGTTTATGATGGGGTAACGTTGTTTTTAGCTGGAGAGAAATCTGGTTATATATCAAATGAAGATTTCCCTTTAATAAATGCACATTTTCCAAATTCATCAGTGGAAAAAGTGTCAAAAGCAGGGCATTGGTTACATGCAGAGAACCCATTGGAGTTTTATGAAAAAGTAATTAAATTTCTCAAATAG
- a CDS encoding phage holin family protein, whose translation MKIFLKILLTALAVIILANILPGIEVNNYTTALLVAITIALLNMLVRPLLIVFTLPVTILTLGLFLFVINAVIILFAGKLVTGFEVYGFFSALFFSILLSIFRSFLFSFLKEKKKKK comes from the coding sequence ATGAAGATATTTTTAAAAATACTATTAACTGCATTGGCTGTAATAATATTAGCAAATATTTTACCAGGTATTGAAGTTAATAATTATACAACGGCACTTTTGGTAGCAATAACTATAGCGCTTTTGAATATGTTAGTTAGGCCTTTGTTAATAGTGTTTACTTTACCGGTTACTATTTTAACATTAGGACTATTTTTATTTGTAATAAACGCAGTTATAATATTGTTTGCAGGGAAATTGGTAACAGGGTTTGAGGTTTATGGTTTTTTTTCTGCATTATTTTTTAGTATCCTTTTATCAATATTTAGATCTTTTTTATTTTCATTTTTAAAAGAAAAAAAGAAAAAGAAATAA
- the tig gene encoding trigger factor — MNITKENVDALNAIVKVDIVADDYKDKVTKVLNDYRKTANIPGFRKGHVPMGMVKKQYGKAVMIDEVNKLLQESLNKFLVEEKLDILGNPLPKVNESFSWESEQFSFEFELGLAPEFDVDLKSKKVKRYNIVATDELIEKEVENIQTRYGKLITLEEGEEHSNVTGTFVNEEKEINKKSTFLVNDLKGKKNEKKLIGAKVGDVIELDTKKLFEDDNKLQQVLGVSNDDAKDLDIKVTFTVEEINKTEKAELDQELFDKLFPDGSVKTVTELKEKIKEDAEKQFQQQADQQLLNAVTETLVDNTKFDLPKDFLQKWLQTAGEKELTAEEAAAEYEKSEKGLRYQLIEGKIMKDNEIKVDYAELVEYAKGFIKAQMAQFGNMNPEEEELEGIAGRVLSNQDEARRLQEQLVSQKLVAFFKENMKFDTKEVSYEDFIKEVYNVDGK, encoded by the coding sequence ATGAACATAACAAAAGAAAACGTAGATGCACTAAATGCCATTGTAAAGGTTGACATTGTTGCAGATGATTATAAAGATAAAGTAACAAAAGTTTTGAATGACTACCGTAAAACAGCTAACATACCAGGTTTTAGAAAAGGTCATGTACCAATGGGAATGGTAAAAAAGCAATACGGTAAAGCTGTAATGATTGATGAAGTTAATAAGCTTTTACAAGAGTCTTTAAATAAATTTTTAGTAGAAGAAAAATTAGATATCTTAGGTAATCCATTACCAAAAGTAAATGAAAGTTTTTCTTGGGAATCTGAGCAGTTTTCTTTTGAGTTTGAATTAGGATTGGCTCCAGAGTTTGATGTAGATTTAAAATCTAAGAAAGTAAAAAGATACAATATTGTTGCAACTGATGAATTAATTGAAAAGGAGGTTGAAAACATTCAAACTCGTTATGGTAAATTAATTACTTTAGAGGAAGGTGAAGAGCATTCTAATGTAACAGGAACTTTTGTTAATGAAGAAAAAGAAATTAATAAAAAATCTACTTTTTTAGTTAACGATTTAAAAGGAAAGAAAAACGAAAAGAAGTTAATCGGAGCTAAAGTAGGAGATGTTATTGAGTTAGATACTAAAAAGCTTTTTGAAGATGATAATAAGTTGCAACAAGTTTTAGGTGTTTCTAATGATGATGCTAAAGATTTAGATATTAAAGTTACATTCACTGTAGAAGAAATAAATAAAACAGAAAAAGCAGAATTAGATCAAGAATTATTTGATAAGTTGTTTCCTGATGGAAGTGTAAAAACTGTAACTGAGTTAAAAGAGAAGATAAAAGAAGATGCTGAGAAGCAATTTCAACAACAAGCAGATCAACAGTTATTAAATGCTGTAACTGAAACTTTAGTTGATAATACGAAGTTTGATTTACCAAAAGATTTTTTACAAAAGTGGTTACAAACTGCGGGTGAAAAAGAGTTAACAGCAGAAGAAGCTGCAGCAGAATACGAAAAATCTGAAAAAGGATTACGTTATCAATTAATTGAAGGTAAAATCATGAAAGATAACGAAATTAAGGTTGATTATGCTGAGTTAGTTGAGTATGCTAAAGGATTTATTAAAGCACAAATGGCTCAGTTTGGAAATATGAACCCAGAAGAAGAAGAACTAGAAGGAATAGCGGGTCGTGTTTTATCAAACCAAGACGAGGCACGTCGTTTACAAGAACAGTTAGTATCTCAAAAGTTAGTAGCTTTCTTTAAAGAGAACATGAAGTTTGATACTAAAGAAGTGAGTTATGAAGATTTTATTAAGGAAGTATACAATGTAGACGGAAAATAA
- the clpP gene encoding ATP-dependent Clp endopeptidase proteolytic subunit ClpP translates to MDYGKEFEKYATKHHGISSSYYGKITSSLTPYIMEERQLNITQMDVFSRLMMDRIIFLGTGINDQVANVIQAQLLFLESVDATKDISIYINSPGGGVYAGLGIYDTMQFIKPDVATICTGMAASMGAVLMCAGEKGKRSALPHSRIMIHQPLGGAQGQASDMEITVKEIGKLKTELYNIISHHSGQPFDKVHADSDRDYWMKAEEAKEYGMVDEILKRK, encoded by the coding sequence ATGGATTACGGAAAAGAGTTTGAAAAATACGCAACTAAGCATCACGGAATAAGTAGCAGCTATTATGGTAAAATAACTAGCAGTTTAACACCATATATAATGGAAGAACGCCAGTTAAATATTACACAAATGGACGTGTTTTCTCGTTTAATGATGGACAGAATTATATTTCTAGGAACAGGAATTAATGATCAGGTGGCAAATGTAATTCAGGCTCAGTTATTATTTTTAGAAAGTGTTGATGCTACTAAAGATATTTCAATCTATATTAACTCTCCTGGTGGAGGCGTTTATGCTGGACTTGGAATTTATGATACAATGCAATTTATTAAACCAGATGTAGCAACTATTTGTACTGGTATGGCAGCCTCAATGGGTGCTGTTTTAATGTGTGCAGGAGAGAAGGGAAAAAGGTCTGCTTTACCGCACTCACGTATTATGATTCACCAACCTTTAGGTGGAGCTCAAGGACAAGCTTCTGATATGGAGATTACAGTTAAAGAAATAGGGAAATTAAAAACAGAATTATATAATATTATTTCTCACCATTCTGGACAACCTTTTGATAAGGTACATGCAGATTCTGACAGAGACTATTGGATGAAAGCAGAAGAAGCTAAAGAATATGGAATGGTTGATGAGATTTTAAAAAGAAAATAA
- the clpX gene encoding ATP-dependent Clp protease ATP-binding subunit ClpX, whose protein sequence is MSKEENLQCSFCGRKKPETDLLIAGLDAHICDKCIEQAYGIVQEEIAEAKTSSLSSDLTLKKPKEIKAFLDEYIIGQNQTKKAMSVAVYNHYKRLLQSKDDDNEVEIEKSNIVLVGETGTGKTLVARTIAKMLNVPFSIVDATVLTQAGYVGEDVESILSRLLQAADYDVEKAERGIVFIDEIDKIARKGDNPSITRDVSGEGVQQALLKLLEGAVVNVAPKGGRKHPEQKFIEVNTKDILFIAGGAFSGIDRIISKRLNMQAVGYSASIDEDKIDENNLLQYIIPSDLKNFGLIPEIIGRLPVLSYMNPLDAKTLRAILTEPKNSIIKQYQKLFSMDDVEFSMTEEALQFIVDKAVEYKLGARGLRSLCEAILTDAMFELPSGDDKEFIVDVEYAENKLTKTALTKLKAAS, encoded by the coding sequence ATGTCGAAAGAAGAAAACTTACAATGTTCCTTTTGTGGGCGAAAAAAACCTGAAACGGATTTATTAATAGCTGGTTTAGATGCTCATATTTGTGATAAATGTATTGAGCAAGCCTACGGAATAGTTCAAGAGGAGATAGCAGAGGCTAAAACAAGTAGTTTGTCTAGTGATTTAACCTTAAAAAAGCCTAAAGAAATAAAAGCTTTTTTAGATGAGTACATTATTGGGCAAAATCAAACTAAAAAAGCAATGTCCGTAGCTGTATATAATCATTATAAAAGATTATTACAGTCTAAAGATGATGATAATGAAGTTGAAATAGAAAAATCTAATATTGTTTTAGTTGGAGAAACAGGAACAGGTAAAACATTAGTAGCTCGTACTATTGCTAAAATGTTAAATGTGCCTTTTTCTATAGTTGATGCTACTGTATTGACACAGGCAGGATATGTTGGGGAAGATGTTGAAAGTATTTTGAGTCGTTTATTACAAGCGGCAGATTATGATGTTGAAAAGGCAGAAAGAGGCATTGTTTTTATTGATGAAATAGATAAAATAGCTCGTAAAGGTGACAACCCTTCTATAACAAGAGATGTTTCTGGAGAAGGTGTTCAACAAGCTTTATTGAAATTATTAGAAGGTGCTGTAGTAAATGTAGCACCTAAAGGAGGAAGAAAACACCCTGAACAAAAATTTATTGAAGTAAATACTAAAGACATTTTATTTATAGCTGGAGGAGCGTTTTCTGGAATAGATAGAATTATAAGTAAACGCTTAAATATGCAAGCTGTTGGGTATAGCGCTTCTATAGATGAAGATAAAATTGATGAGAATAACTTATTACAATATATTATTCCTTCAGATTTAAAAAACTTTGGTTTAATTCCTGAAATTATTGGACGCTTACCAGTCTTAAGTTATATGAATCCATTAGATGCTAAAACATTAAGAGCTATTTTAACGGAACCTAAAAATTCTATTATAAAGCAGTATCAAAAGCTGTTTTCTATGGATGATGTTGAGTTTTCAATGACAGAAGAAGCATTACAATTTATTGTTGATAAAGCCGTAGAATATAAATTAGGGGCGCGTGGGTTAAGGTCTTTATGTGAAGCAATTTTAACTGATGCTATGTTTGAGCTACCAAGTGGAGATGATAAAGAATTTATTGTTGATGTTGAGTACGCTGAAAATAAACTAACAAAAACTGCTTTAACAAAACTAAAAGCGGCATCTTAG
- the dnaG gene encoding DNA primase, whose protein sequence is MITQQTIDKVFEIARVEEVIGEFVQLKKAGSNFKGLSPFTDEKTPSFVVSPVKQIWKDFSTGKGGNAISFIMEHEHYSYPEAIRWLAKKYNIEIEETEQSDEQKQQMNERESMFLVSKFAKDYFHDILMNTQKGRAIGLSYFKERGFREEIIQKFDLGYCKDEWDGFTKAALAKGYDLKYLRDTGLTIVKEGGAEDKKFDRFKGRVMFPIHSMSGRILGFGGRILTNDKKAAKYLNSPESEIYHKSKILYGLYLAKKEIAKQDNCFLVEGYTDVISFHQSGVENVVASSGTALTPDQIRLINRLTQNITVLFDGDAAGIRASLRGIDLILEQGLNVKVVSFPEGEDPDSFAKSHSSTELKQFLEDKAQDFIEFKVSLLMEEAKNDPVKKAGLIRDIVTSISKIPDGIQREVYVQECARIMDISEQVLFSELAQLLNKGAGNRSNTANDRRIKAELRANEKRGMELVKGKRPGRASKKIDQLSILEKEILRILLLYGNEVVEFVNWVDAHDKHGRPILEKEEYQNTISNELYLNMQEDEIEFSNEIFRLTYYELVHQINQKEKIVIDELIMHENPEISSLVTNILMDEERYTLSSWERKEVFVTEIEKILPKLVTDAILNLRRVLIEKKIQGILTDMQTNQVAPDLEEIGNYTELKKLLFDKLNRVI, encoded by the coding sequence ATGATTACCCAGCAAACGATAGATAAAGTTTTTGAAATAGCCCGTGTAGAAGAAGTAATAGGTGAGTTTGTACAGCTAAAAAAGGCGGGGAGTAATTTTAAAGGCTTAAGCCCGTTTACAGATGAAAAAACACCTTCTTTTGTAGTCTCACCAGTCAAACAGATATGGAAAGATTTTAGTACAGGAAAAGGAGGGAATGCAATTTCATTTATAATGGAGCATGAGCATTATAGCTACCCAGAAGCTATACGATGGTTAGCTAAAAAATATAATATTGAAATAGAGGAAACTGAGCAGTCAGACGAACAAAAACAGCAAATGAATGAAAGAGAAAGTATGTTTTTGGTATCTAAGTTTGCAAAAGATTATTTCCATGATATTTTAATGAATACCCAAAAAGGAAGGGCTATAGGACTTTCCTATTTTAAAGAGAGAGGTTTTAGAGAAGAAATTATTCAGAAGTTTGATTTAGGGTATTGTAAAGATGAATGGGATGGGTTTACTAAGGCTGCATTAGCAAAAGGATATGATTTAAAATATCTTAGAGATACTGGTTTAACTATTGTAAAAGAAGGTGGAGCAGAAGACAAAAAATTTGATAGATTTAAAGGTAGAGTAATGTTCCCAATACATAGTATGTCGGGAAGAATTCTTGGTTTTGGAGGAAGAATTTTAACCAATGATAAGAAGGCTGCTAAGTATTTAAATTCCCCTGAGAGTGAAATCTATCATAAAAGTAAAATTCTTTACGGTTTATATTTAGCTAAAAAAGAAATTGCAAAACAAGATAATTGTTTTTTAGTAGAAGGATATACAGATGTTATATCTTTTCACCAGTCGGGAGTAGAAAACGTAGTTGCTTCTTCTGGAACTGCATTAACACCAGATCAAATTCGATTAATTAATAGATTAACCCAAAATATTACGGTATTATTTGATGGAGATGCGGCTGGTATTAGAGCTTCTTTGCGAGGAATAGATTTAATTCTTGAACAAGGATTAAATGTTAAAGTTGTGTCTTTTCCAGAAGGGGAAGATCCAGATAGTTTTGCGAAGAGTCATTCTAGTACAGAATTAAAACAGTTTTTAGAAGATAAGGCACAGGATTTTATAGAGTTTAAAGTTTCTTTGTTAATGGAAGAAGCTAAAAATGATCCTGTTAAAAAAGCCGGACTTATTAGAGATATTGTAACAAGTATTTCAAAGATTCCTGATGGTATTCAAAGAGAAGTATATGTACAAGAATGTGCTAGAATTATGGATATTTCTGAGCAAGTTTTGTTTAGTGAACTGGCACAGTTACTTAATAAAGGGGCAGGAAATAGAAGTAATACAGCTAATGATAGGAGAATTAAGGCGGAGCTAAGAGCGAATGAAAAAAGAGGGATGGAACTGGTAAAAGGAAAAAGACCAGGAAGAGCCTCTAAAAAAATAGATCAATTATCAATTCTTGAAAAAGAGATTCTTAGAATATTATTATTGTATGGGAATGAAGTAGTAGAGTTTGTTAATTGGGTAGATGCACATGATAAGCATGGTAGACCTATTTTAGAAAAGGAAGAATACCAAAATACAATATCAAATGAATTGTATTTAAATATGCAAGAAGATGAAATTGAGTTTTCTAATGAAATATTTAGACTAACTTATTATGAATTAGTACATCAAATTAATCAAAAAGAGAAAATAGTTATTGATGAATTAATAATGCACGAAAACCCAGAAATATCAAGTTTAGTAACTAATATTTTGATGGATGAAGAACGATATACATTAAGCAGTTGGGAAAGAAAAGAGGTTTTTGTTACAGAAATAGAAAAAATTTTACCTAAACTGGTAACAGATGCTATTTTGAATTTAAGAAGGGTTTTGATAGAAAAAAAGATACAGGGAATCTTAACAGATATGCAAACAAATCAAGTAGCACCAGACCTAGAAGAGATAGGGAACTATACAGAACTTAAAAAATTATTGTTTGATAAATTGAATAGAGTTATATAA